The Flammeovirga kamogawensis genome includes a region encoding these proteins:
- a CDS encoding sulfatase family protein gives MKQLSIVVLLLIFCIGCSSIQQKNENKQVNILWLFGEDIDPWMPIYGDSTITTPSIDFLANNGVTFTNCYSMSPVCSPARSGIFTGAMPTTIGMHNHRTGRTVTTSLPDYVKVVPQLFKAHGYHTFSTGKDDYNWSYNWEDYWTGTYTEKKHFGKTGTGSWNDRKEGQAFFGVIELYGGKNHKKPSVLVDPKEVNVPPYYPDIPSVRKEIADHYNQIKVTDNEIGEIIEQLKKDGLYENTIIVFFSDNGYKLLRDKQFLYDAGLHMPMVFSAPGNPLLLQQKGIRKDLISLLDLTATTLNLAGISIPDYMESKDLFEKGYHRDYIIAARDRCDFTIDRIRAVRTNQFKYIKNFMTDRPLMQLQYRSHKPTYKALMKAYKDGVPFASEWLSDVRPPEELYDLQKDPYELHNLAENPSYKKELDALRLTLNNWIKETDDKGQYPESKEQLQAVYQRYGDRCINPEYDKIKSDNL, from the coding sequence ATGAAACAACTATCAATCGTAGTATTACTTTTAATCTTTTGTATTGGCTGTTCTTCCATACAACAGAAAAATGAAAATAAGCAAGTAAATATTTTATGGCTTTTTGGCGAAGATATTGACCCTTGGATGCCAATTTATGGAGATTCTACCATTACAACTCCATCTATTGATTTTCTGGCTAATAATGGAGTAACTTTTACAAATTGTTATTCTATGTCGCCTGTTTGTTCTCCTGCTCGATCAGGTATTTTTACTGGAGCAATGCCAACAACTATTGGTATGCACAACCATAGAACAGGACGTACTGTAACCACTTCGTTGCCAGATTACGTAAAGGTCGTTCCTCAGTTATTTAAAGCACATGGTTACCATACTTTTAGTACAGGAAAAGACGATTATAATTGGAGTTACAATTGGGAAGATTATTGGACTGGAACATATACGGAGAAAAAACATTTTGGAAAAACAGGTACAGGTAGCTGGAATGATAGAAAAGAAGGACAAGCTTTTTTTGGAGTGATAGAATTATATGGTGGTAAAAACCACAAGAAACCATCTGTTTTAGTAGATCCCAAAGAGGTTAATGTCCCCCCTTATTACCCTGATATTCCATCTGTAAGAAAAGAAATTGCAGACCATTATAATCAAATAAAAGTAACTGATAATGAAATTGGCGAAATTATAGAGCAACTAAAAAAAGATGGTTTATATGAAAATACTATTATTGTTTTCTTTTCTGATAATGGGTATAAATTACTGCGTGATAAACAGTTTTTATATGATGCAGGCTTACATATGCCAATGGTATTTTCAGCTCCTGGCAACCCTTTACTTTTACAACAAAAAGGTATTCGTAAGGATTTAATTAGTTTACTTGATCTAACCGCTACTACCCTAAACCTTGCAGGAATTAGTATACCTGATTACATGGAAAGCAAAGATCTATTTGAAAAAGGTTATCACAGAGATTACATTATTGCTGCTAGAGATAGATGTGATTTTACAATAGATAGAATTAGGGCTGTAAGAACAAATCAGTTTAAATATATCAAGAATTTCATGACGGATAGACCATTAATGCAGTTGCAATACCGATCACATAAACCAACTTATAAAGCATTAATGAAAGCATATAAAGATGGTGTTCCATTTGCTAGTGAATGGCTTTCTGATGTTAGGCCTCCTGAAGAATTATATGATCTACAAAAAGATCCTTATGAACTTCATAATTTAGCTGAAAACCCTTCTTATAAAAAGGAATTAGACGCACTCCGGTTAACGTTAAATAATTGGATTAAAGAAACAGACGACAAAGGGCAATACCCTGAAAGTAAAGAGCAATTGCAGGCTGTTTATCAACGTTATGGTGATCGTTGCATAAATCCTGAATATGATAAAATAAAGTCAGATAATTTATAA
- a CDS encoding ATP-binding protein: MNKFYLLLYILLLTISSSSSAKDNYLFEYLNVSNGLSNNSVTRVIKDKQGVMWFASSEGIVKLDAHGFEYLKPSNKYKEFYSEDVETLELGSNNVIWVGTKSGGLASYDLTKDKFVSYNHLFTSITNNNSFLRVTSIKETSDGLLCIGTWANGFLVIDLAQNKLIKHKQSSDVIFSIQETNDKSIWYGSGGRLFRYDKKNNSIAKHALKPLKWITKSVYDKHRNVLFLGTPNGVFEYDLEDKSYKKLQGVNNENLKLINTLYLDKQGRLWVGTWKNGLYRSNPEKSHFTKIDLLPNDELNKNYEGITDVFIDDNLIWVTTTHGGVVKLIENRGIYKIANTFKKNIGLPDNNINSLIIDENDNQWIGTKNGGVGFKWKDNDTFTVIPCTQHKLISSFLEYKDKMYVGTSSGLFIFSKTNPLGTYQFLGNVKFRKIKSLWLDQTSKTLYIGLQQSGLAIVPNIEKIALNKITFYAPVEKKENYFGSDRVEHIVKGKNGIIWLGTFNGLYQMNTKLKTFKFIDLKNKFDFPSNIILSLLSADNGNKLYIGSATGLMVLDTSHDEPQFIDFYNKNSGLENDCINAIVLDSNKQLWLGLSKGISSINLTSNIIRNYTKEDGVTVSSINIGAVYKHKDQVYFGGQKGLLVFAPNFISKPLYNPNVYFSRLKINTTDVTVGEEVNGNIILKTTLPFTKKIALSYKDKVIGLSVNTSEYIDQKNVNFSYRILSISDAWIDNLHNPRITLTQLPVGENIIEIKACRSGECGDVNQLVIDVKPAPWFSLPAIVIYFLLIGFIIYSIFSFFIRKEKLESELKLANVEKEKEHELTEAKMNFFTNISHEIRTPLTLIHAPLEELLDENELPEKFKPRLQLINKNTNNLLLLINQLLDFRKMEDNKLSLSYSFYSIKQLINNKFQEFQPLAHYAGLTLEFLDFSTKDQLYKIDKEKVDIVINNLLSNAIKFTPKGKAVTVSLEIKNSIKVRVKDQGVGIPTEELASIFTRYYQVDAEQTKQRKGTGIGLSLSKSIIDLHEGEISVSSKYGEGSIFTFELPILATKPCILEENKVKEIEQDIHVTPYNEEKLHTLLLVDDNVDILNYLEEVFKNQYNVFKAENGVKALKLIHNQAIDVVVSDVMMPEMDGIELCQIIKSDPKISHIPVILLTANATTGNELKGLEHGANDYIRKPFNSKVIQEKIKNILVHRDLLIQFYKGRLQPKEQQQILPEKVLSEEEKLLQKAIDFIELNIDKEELTVEFLADHMCMSQSTLYRKIKSSTNNTIVGFIRSIRLKKAADLLLSTPYSLKEIIDLVGINDVRYFTKEFKKQYNVEPLEYRGKAVI, from the coding sequence ATGAATAAATTTTATTTACTTCTATATATTTTATTATTAACAATAAGTAGTTCATCTAGTGCAAAAGATAACTACTTATTTGAGTATCTAAATGTCTCGAATGGTTTGTCTAATAATTCTGTAACTAGGGTTATAAAAGATAAGCAAGGCGTGATGTGGTTTGCGAGTAGCGAAGGTATTGTAAAATTAGATGCACATGGGTTTGAATACCTGAAACCGTCTAACAAATACAAGGAATTTTATAGTGAAGATGTAGAGACTTTAGAGTTAGGAAGTAACAATGTTATTTGGGTAGGAACTAAAAGTGGTGGTTTAGCTTCTTATGATTTAACCAAAGATAAATTTGTGAGCTATAATCACTTGTTTACCTCAATAACCAATAACAATTCTTTTCTTAGGGTGACTTCTATTAAAGAAACATCAGATGGTCTTTTATGTATTGGTACTTGGGCAAATGGCTTTTTAGTAATTGATTTAGCTCAAAATAAACTAATTAAGCACAAGCAAAGTAGCGATGTGATTTTTTCAATTCAAGAAACCAATGACAAGAGCATATGGTATGGTTCAGGTGGAAGATTATTTAGGTACGATAAGAAAAACAATAGCATTGCAAAACATGCATTAAAACCTTTAAAATGGATTACAAAGTCGGTATATGACAAACATAGAAATGTACTTTTTTTAGGTACACCAAATGGAGTGTTCGAGTATGACTTAGAAGATAAATCTTATAAAAAATTACAAGGTGTAAATAACGAAAACCTAAAATTAATCAATACTTTATATTTAGATAAACAAGGGCGTTTATGGGTGGGAACTTGGAAGAATGGTTTGTATAGAAGTAACCCAGAGAAATCGCACTTTACTAAAATTGACTTACTTCCGAATGATGAATTGAATAAAAATTATGAGGGCATTACAGATGTTTTTATAGATGATAATTTGATTTGGGTAACGACCACACACGGGGGTGTTGTTAAACTAATTGAGAACAGGGGAATCTATAAAATAGCCAATACTTTTAAAAAAAATATTGGGTTACCCGATAACAACATCAATAGCTTAATAATTGATGAAAATGACAACCAATGGATTGGAACAAAAAATGGAGGAGTTGGTTTTAAATGGAAAGACAACGATACGTTTACAGTTATTCCTTGTACTCAGCATAAATTGATTTCATCTTTTTTAGAGTACAAAGATAAAATGTATGTAGGTACTTCTTCGGGCTTATTTATTTTCTCTAAAACTAACCCATTAGGAACATATCAATTTTTAGGAAATGTAAAGTTCAGAAAGATAAAATCATTATGGTTGGATCAAACATCAAAGACTTTATATATAGGTTTACAGCAAAGTGGCTTAGCAATTGTTCCAAATATTGAAAAAATAGCATTAAACAAAATTACCTTTTATGCACCAGTTGAGAAAAAAGAAAATTACTTTGGCTCTGATAGGGTAGAGCATATTGTAAAAGGTAAAAATGGTATTATTTGGTTAGGTACTTTTAATGGTTTGTACCAAATGAATACTAAATTAAAGACCTTTAAATTTATAGACCTTAAGAATAAATTCGATTTCCCTTCAAATATTATTTTATCACTTTTAAGTGCTGATAACGGTAATAAACTTTATATAGGTAGTGCAACAGGCCTTATGGTTTTAGATACGTCTCATGACGAACCTCAATTTATAGATTTTTACAACAAGAACTCTGGCTTAGAAAATGATTGTATTAATGCCATTGTACTAGATAGTAATAAGCAATTGTGGTTAGGGCTTTCTAAAGGGATTAGTAGCATTAATTTAACGTCCAATATTATAAGAAACTATACCAAAGAAGACGGAGTTACTGTATCATCCATTAATATTGGAGCTGTTTATAAACACAAAGATCAGGTGTATTTTGGCGGACAAAAAGGGCTTTTAGTATTTGCTCCTAATTTTATTAGTAAACCGTTATATAACCCTAATGTTTACTTTTCTAGATTAAAAATTAATACTACTGATGTAACCGTAGGAGAAGAAGTAAATGGTAATATTATACTTAAAACAACATTACCTTTCACCAAAAAAATAGCACTTTCTTATAAAGATAAAGTGATTGGTTTGTCTGTAAATACATCGGAATATATCGATCAAAAAAATGTCAATTTTTCATATAGAATTTTAAGCATTTCGGATGCCTGGATTGATAACCTTCATAACCCTAGAATAACTTTAACACAATTACCTGTTGGGGAAAATATAATTGAAATTAAAGCTTGTAGAAGTGGAGAATGTGGCGATGTGAATCAGTTAGTAATTGATGTAAAACCTGCTCCTTGGTTTTCGTTGCCTGCAATTGTTATTTACTTCCTCTTAATTGGATTTATTATTTACAGTATTTTCTCTTTTTTCATTAGAAAAGAAAAACTAGAAAGTGAATTGAAATTGGCCAATGTAGAAAAGGAAAAAGAACATGAATTGACAGAAGCGAAAATGAATTTTTTTACAAATATTTCTCATGAAATTAGAACACCACTAACCCTAATACATGCACCCTTAGAAGAGTTATTAGATGAAAATGAATTGCCAGAAAAGTTTAAACCTAGACTACAATTAATTAATAAAAATACAAATAATTTACTTTTGCTGATAAATCAGTTATTGGATTTTAGAAAAATGGAAGACAATAAGTTGTCGCTTTCGTATTCTTTTTATTCTATCAAGCAATTAATAAATAATAAGTTTCAAGAGTTTCAGCCCTTAGCACATTATGCAGGTTTAACCTTAGAATTTCTAGATTTTTCCACAAAAGATCAGCTCTATAAAATTGATAAAGAGAAGGTAGATATAGTAATTAATAACTTACTTTCTAACGCCATTAAATTTACTCCTAAAGGGAAAGCAGTTACAGTATCATTAGAGATTAAAAATAGTATTAAAGTAAGAGTAAAAGACCAAGGGGTTGGAATTCCTACAGAGGAACTTGCATCTATATTTACCAGATATTACCAAGTAGATGCCGAACAAACTAAACAAAGAAAAGGAACAGGTATAGGGCTTTCACTTTCTAAAAGTATAATTGATTTACATGAAGGGGAGATCTCTGTGAGTAGTAAATATGGAGAGGGAAGTATTTTTACTTTTGAACTTCCAATTCTAGCAACTAAACCTTGTATACTTGAAGAAAACAAAGTGAAAGAAATAGAGCAAGATATTCATGTAACACCATACAATGAAGAGAAGTTGCACACGTTGTTATTGGTAGATGATAATGTTGATATTTTAAATTACCTAGAAGAAGTATTTAAAAATCAGTACAATGTTTTTAAAGCAGAGAATGGCGTTAAAGCTTTAAAATTGATACATAACCAAGCTATTGATGTTGTAGTGTCTGATGTGATGATGCCAGAAATGGATGGTATAGAATTATGTCAAATTATAAAGAGTGATCCTAAGATTTCTCACATTCCTGTTATTCTTTTAACAGCAAATGCAACTACAGGAAATGAATTAAAAGGTTTAGAACACGGAGCAAATGATTATATCAGAAAGCCTTTTAATAGTAAAGTAATTCAAGAGAAAATAAAAAATATTCTTGTACATAGAGACCTCCTCATTCAATTTTATAAAGGAAGGTTACAACCAAAAGAACAGCAACAAATACTACCTGAAAAGGTTCTATCAGAAGAAGAAAAATTATTACAGAAAGCAATAGATTTTATTGAACTTAATATTGATAAGGAAGAATTGACAGTAGAATTTTTAGCAGATCATATGTGTATGAGTCAATCAACTTTATATAGAAAAATAAAAAGTAGTACAAATAATACTATTGTGGGTTTTATTCGTTCTATCCGATTGAAGAAAGCTGCAGATTTATTATTGTCAACGCCATATAGTTTAAAAGAAATCATCGACCTTGTGGGTATTAATGATGTCCGGTATTTTACGAAAGAATTTAAGAAACAGTATAACGTAGAACCATTAGAATATAGAGGTAAAGCTGTAATTTAG
- a CDS encoding sulfatase: MSFLSNRFKLLLLLLSFFVSCKSGQNKPLQTEKKYPNVLLIIADDLGAHDLSTTNSNYYETPNIDKIAAEGVQFDQGYASCQVCSPSRASIMTGKSPARHGITDWIGALEGEKWRKKKRFNKLLPAYYKHTLDSSYITMPEAFRENGYTTFFAGKWHIGGEGSLPENHGFDYNVGGFHAGSPVGGYFSPYKNPKMKDGPVGENLSMRLAQETVNFMKENKEKPFFACLSFYAVHGPIQTTEQKWRKYRDKAVTQGVAEKGYEMGKFLPIRQHQDNPVYAGLVESMDDAVGNVMRSLEEMGLSENTIVVFTGDNGGVSAGDSFSTANLPLKGGKGYQFEGGLRTPYIIKVPWLNSNNQHNATPVTGTDFYPTLLDLAGLPQYPEQHQDGISLVPLLKGQELEERAIVWHYPHYGNQGGEPSSVIRAGKWKLIHYYENNKEELYNLETDPTEEKDIAVEYPTIVNNLSDSLFTYLNGLGANYPEQDIEWSQAKETAHLQKVKDVKLKNLEAQRHKMLGETFAPNADWWGSQRIVD, encoded by the coding sequence ATGAGTTTTCTATCAAATCGGTTTAAATTATTACTTCTTCTTTTATCTTTTTTTGTCTCATGTAAAAGTGGACAGAATAAGCCTTTGCAAACCGAGAAAAAATATCCTAATGTACTCTTAATAATTGCAGATGATTTGGGTGCACATGATCTTTCAACAACAAATTCTAATTATTATGAAACACCAAATATTGATAAAATAGCAGCAGAAGGCGTACAGTTCGATCAAGGGTATGCTTCATGTCAGGTATGTAGTCCATCTAGGGCTAGTATTATGACTGGTAAATCTCCTGCTAGACACGGTATAACAGATTGGATTGGTGCTTTGGAAGGAGAAAAATGGCGTAAGAAAAAGAGGTTTAACAAATTGCTTCCTGCTTATTATAAACATACGCTAGATTCGAGTTACATCACCATGCCTGAGGCTTTTAGAGAAAATGGTTACACTACATTTTTTGCAGGAAAGTGGCATATTGGTGGTGAAGGTTCTCTACCAGAAAATCACGGCTTTGATTATAATGTTGGAGGTTTCCATGCGGGTAGTCCTGTTGGCGGGTATTTCTCTCCTTATAAAAACCCAAAAATGAAGGATGGACCTGTTGGAGAGAACCTTTCGATGCGTTTGGCTCAAGAGACGGTAAACTTTATGAAAGAAAATAAAGAGAAGCCCTTTTTTGCTTGTTTATCTTTCTACGCAGTGCATGGACCAATACAGACTACAGAACAGAAATGGAGAAAATATAGAGACAAGGCTGTTACTCAAGGTGTAGCAGAAAAAGGGTATGAAATGGGTAAATTCTTACCTATTCGTCAACATCAAGATAATCCGGTGTATGCAGGTTTGGTAGAATCTATGGACGATGCAGTTGGTAATGTAATGCGTTCATTAGAAGAAATGGGGTTAAGTGAAAATACAATAGTTGTTTTTACTGGTGATAATGGTGGTGTTTCTGCTGGAGATTCTTTTTCTACTGCAAATTTACCATTAAAAGGAGGAAAAGGATATCAATTTGAAGGAGGTCTACGAACACCATATATAATAAAAGTACCGTGGCTAAATTCGAATAATCAGCATAATGCTACACCTGTAACGGGTACAGATTTCTATCCTACGTTATTAGATTTGGCAGGTTTACCACAATACCCAGAGCAGCATCAGGATGGTATTAGTTTAGTGCCGTTATTAAAAGGGCAAGAATTAGAAGAAAGAGCAATTGTGTGGCATTATCCTCATTATGGTAATCAAGGGGGTGAACCTTCTTCTGTAATAAGAGCTGGGAAGTGGAAACTAATTCATTATTATGAAAACAATAAAGAAGAGCTTTACAACCTTGAAACAGATCCAACAGAAGAAAAAGATATAGCAGTAGAATACCCTACCATTGTAAATAATTTAAGCGACTCGTTGTTCACTTATTTAAACGGGTTGGGAGCTAATTACCCAGAGCAAGATATAGAGTGGTCTCAGGCAAAAGAAACGGCCCATTTACAAAAAGTAAAAGACGTGAAATTGAAAAATCTTGAAGCACAAAGACACAAAATGTTAGGAGAAACATTTGCTCCTAATGCAGATTGGTGGGGAAGCCAACGCATCGTGGACTAA
- a CDS encoding SusC/RagA family TonB-linked outer membrane protein, with translation MKKNYLSTWQRFINFVFLCLLFLSFTTEAQEQKIKGVVKDNTGQPLPGVNIKIKGTSTGTITNFNGEFSLNGITPSETIIFSFMGFEPQEMAVGTQKEFAIVLEESLEVLSEIVVVGYGTQKKENLTGAVGVVTPDKDIGNQAVTNTETLLQGRIAGVQLTQSGGKPGAGAEITIRGNGTLNNSSPLVLIDGVPGSMQDILPSDIESVSVLKDAASASIYGTRAANGVILVTTKKGDDNEKVKLSYNGYAGLQKATVLPDLLDSWDYMNLKNEANTNAGRAPIYTTDEIDMAKAGSNPYYYGNTDWADEVFKDGAFFQNHQVSLTQKVGKTQYLASVGYLDQEGIMYGTSAERLNYRINLRSDLGKGFTFGTNFFGAVKNSTESADTDDQGVMRLIANSSPLVPVYNEDGSWGSASGNPYEINTKNPLYYATEASRKTSKSNKNTINPYLEFNPIAGLTFKSNFSYSYTSGLIKAQKHDFQLTDNDGNDSDISRVQNSLQDVTNEYETVQWENTVNYAKEFNKHSINLLAGTTMNSYAHRWSKVKVTDLPSNDLGQIGSGSNPTVDGTFNESRLLSVFGRIQYNFDDRYLLEGNIRTDGSSKFPANNRYAIFPAVSAGWIFSNEAFLEGAENFLSFGKIRANWGQLGNDKIGYYPYSQTYTPTDGYPFDGSSIYNGGLAVTDLANPDIKWETTTSYGIGADFGFWNDKLSITADYFVKDTDDILLKLPIPGATGVSNPAYQNAGRVRNTGWELAVNHYNSIGNSGIKYNVGFNVTTIQNEIIEMQGESQYPNNRQINTEGQPIGSFYGYNNTGIYRTKEDLEKYAYIDGQTPQLGDLIYEDINGDGIINDEDRTIIGNPNPEFMYGINLGISYKGFDVKLFFQGVQNIDIYSSSTGNHSGSGNNLMNWTTDWMDRWTPENTDASKPRLGNVNNEQISSFWVEDASYFRLKNVEVGYSFNENVCRKLKLSGLRIYTNSTNPLTWSKIDHWDPERYANQSRNEAYPQTTTLTFGTNITF, from the coding sequence ATGAAAAAAAATTATCTATCAACTTGGCAAAGATTTATCAACTTTGTATTTCTATGTCTACTGTTCTTATCTTTTACAACAGAGGCACAAGAACAAAAAATTAAAGGGGTGGTAAAAGACAATACCGGCCAACCACTACCAGGGGTAAATATAAAAATTAAAGGAACCTCTACTGGTACAATTACTAATTTCAATGGAGAGTTTTCTCTTAATGGAATCACTCCTTCAGAGACTATCATTTTTAGTTTTATGGGTTTTGAACCTCAAGAAATGGCAGTAGGCACTCAAAAAGAATTTGCTATTGTTTTAGAAGAATCTTTAGAGGTACTTTCTGAAATAGTTGTTGTGGGTTATGGTACTCAGAAAAAAGAAAATCTAACGGGTGCAGTAGGTGTAGTCACTCCCGATAAAGATATTGGCAACCAAGCTGTAACCAATACAGAAACCTTATTACAAGGTAGAATTGCAGGTGTTCAACTTACCCAATCGGGAGGTAAACCGGGTGCTGGAGCAGAAATAACAATTAGAGGTAATGGTACTTTAAATAATTCTAGTCCGTTAGTATTAATTGATGGTGTTCCTGGTAGTATGCAAGATATTTTACCTTCTGATATAGAAAGTGTTTCTGTATTAAAAGATGCCGCTTCCGCTTCTATTTATGGTACTAGAGCAGCAAACGGGGTTATATTAGTCACTACAAAAAAAGGTGATGATAACGAAAAGGTAAAATTATCATACAATGGTTATGCTGGTTTACAAAAAGCAACTGTACTTCCAGATCTTTTAGATAGCTGGGATTATATGAATCTCAAAAACGAAGCAAATACAAATGCAGGAAGAGCACCTATCTATACTACTGATGAAATTGATATGGCTAAAGCGGGTTCCAACCCTTACTATTATGGTAATACAGATTGGGCAGATGAAGTTTTTAAAGATGGTGCATTTTTCCAAAACCATCAGGTGTCTTTAACACAAAAAGTAGGTAAAACACAATATTTAGCTTCGGTTGGTTATTTAGATCAAGAAGGTATAATGTATGGTACTTCTGCAGAAAGATTGAATTACAGAATTAACTTAAGAAGTGACCTTGGAAAAGGTTTTACATTTGGAACAAACTTCTTCGGCGCAGTAAAAAATTCAACAGAATCTGCTGATACAGACGATCAAGGTGTTATGCGTTTAATTGCAAATTCCTCGCCGTTAGTGCCTGTTTATAACGAAGATGGCTCTTGGGGTTCTGCATCAGGTAACCCGTACGAGATCAATACTAAAAACCCTCTTTATTATGCTACAGAAGCAAGTAGAAAAACAAGCAAATCAAACAAAAATACAATCAACCCCTATTTGGAATTTAACCCAATTGCTGGTTTAACATTCAAATCAAACTTTAGTTATTCTTATACTTCCGGATTAATAAAAGCACAAAAACACGATTTTCAGTTAACCGATAATGATGGGAATGATTCGGATATTTCAAGGGTTCAAAATTCGTTACAAGATGTTACTAATGAATACGAAACAGTTCAATGGGAAAACACTGTAAATTATGCCAAAGAGTTTAATAAGCATAGCATCAATTTACTTGCTGGTACAACCATGAACTCTTATGCACATAGATGGTCTAAAGTTAAAGTGACAGATTTACCAAGTAACGACCTTGGACAAATTGGTTCTGGTAGTAACCCTACTGTAGATGGTACTTTTAACGAAAGTAGATTATTGTCTGTATTTGGTAGAATTCAATATAACTTTGACGATCGCTACCTTTTAGAAGGTAATATTAGAACAGATGGTTCTTCTAAATTCCCTGCCAATAATCGATATGCAATTTTCCCTGCCGTTTCTGCTGGCTGGATTTTCTCTAACGAAGCGTTTCTTGAAGGTGCCGAAAACTTCCTTTCTTTTGGTAAAATTAGAGCAAACTGGGGGCAATTAGGTAACGATAAAATTGGGTACTATCCTTATTCACAAACCTACACGCCTACTGATGGTTATCCTTTTGATGGATCTTCTATTTACAATGGTGGTTTAGCAGTAACAGACCTTGCTAACCCAGATATTAAATGGGAAACAACAACGTCTTATGGTATTGGTGCTGACTTTGGTTTTTGGAACGATAAGTTATCCATCACAGCAGATTACTTTGTAAAAGATACTGATGATATTCTTCTAAAACTTCCTATACCTGGTGCAACAGGTGTATCTAACCCTGCCTATCAGAATGCAGGTAGAGTTAGAAATACTGGCTGGGAACTTGCCGTTAATCACTACAATTCTATTGGAAACTCTGGTATTAAATACAATGTAGGATTTAATGTAACCACTATTCAGAACGAGATTATTGAAATGCAAGGAGAATCTCAATATCCTAATAACAGACAAATCAATACAGAAGGTCAACCTATTGGTTCTTTCTATGGTTACAACAATACTGGTATTTATAGAACAAAAGAAGACTTAGAAAAGTACGCGTATATAGATGGACAAACGCCTCAACTAGGTGATTTAATTTACGAAGATATTAATGGTGATGGTATTATTAATGATGAAGACAGAACCATTATTGGTAACCCAAACCCTGAGTTTATGTACGGCATTAACCTCGGTATTTCTTACAAAGGTTTTGATGTAAAACTATTCTTCCAAGGTGTACAAAATATAGATATTTACTCTTCGTCTACGGGTAACCATAGTGGTAGTGGCAATAACTTAATGAACTGGACTACCGATTGGATGGATAGATGGACTCCAGAAAATACAGATGCTTCTAAACCAAGATTGGGGAATGTAAATAACGAACAAATTTCTTCATTCTGGGTGGAAGATGCTTCTTACTTCAGATTAAAAAATGTGGAAGTGGGGTATTCTTTCAACGAAAATGTGTGTAGAAAATTAAAACTATCAGGTTTGCGTATTTATACCAATTCAACCAATCCTCTTACTTGGTCAAAAATAGACCATTGGGATCCTGAACGTTACGCAAACCAATCTAGAAACGAGGCCTATCCTCAAACAACAACATTAACTTTTGGTACAAACATCACCTTCTAA